Genomic DNA from Pseudodesulfovibrio senegalensis:
GGATTGATGTCTTCCAGTGCCGTGTCCCGGGGCGTGATGCGTGCCATGCGTTCGCCCACGTTCTTGCCCTCGGCCTGTTCGGCCTTGAGCAGGGCAATGGAGTGGTTTTCCATGTTGCCGTGGCAGTTGACGCAGGTGATGTCCATGTCCTTGTGCGGATCGCGCTGCATGTCGTCCGGATGGCAGTTTGCGCAGGCCTGCGAACCCGTGTTCGAGAGGTACGGGGCATGGAATCCGTGCATGGATGCGGACAGGTTCAGGGTTTCGGGGTTGCCGCGTCCCTGTTTGGCCGTGTGGCAGGACCGGCAGTCCACCACCGTACCGCTGGCGGCGCGGGCCTGCAGGTCCGTGCCCGAGCGCCGGTCGTGCACGGCCAGCACGTTGGCGGCCACACTGTCGGCAATGCCGGCGCCGTTGACCGCGTCCTTCCATTGCGCGCCGTGGCAGTTCATGCAGCCCATGCGCGTACTGGCGGGCAGCACGGCCTTTGTCTGCGCCACGGTTTCGTTGGATTCCGTGTCTATGGCCGTGATGGTGAACGTGGGATATTGGTCATAGCTCTTGTCCGTGCGGTAGGGCATGGCCGGGATGTTCTTTGCCTCGTATGTGCCGGGAGCAACGCGGGTCATGACCCCATTCAGCCCCTCGGCAGGATAGTCGCCGTCCACGGCAAAACGTACCTGCAGGTTTTCGCCTGCCGCCTCGGGCAGGGAATCGCGCAGGAAAAGCTGGGCGCGCAGGGTGCTGCCCGGCGGTTGCAGGGTCCATGCGCCCGTGTCCGAAACAAAGCGCAACCCCTGACGCGCCCAGGCCAGCAGCACGTAGCTGTCCTCGTCCGGGTCGAATCCCGGCATTTCCAGCTCGCGCGGCTGCGGTTCGGGCGGCGGTGCGGTTTTTGTGCCGTGCAGGGTGCGCGTCAGGTAGACGGCCAGAGCGCCCCGTTCCGAATCCGTGCCCGCAAAGGGCGGCATGTAGGGGTTCATGACCCCCATGCCCGAAAGGAAGGCGTCCATGCCTTGTGTCGTGTATGGGGCCGTGCGGGGCAGGATGTCGTTGAGCGGCCCGTTCAGGCTGTGGCAGGAGGCGCATTGCAGCTGGAAAAGCCATTGCCCGGTTGTGGACACGGTGTCGTCGTCCATTTCGTCAATTTCGGTGCGCAGTTCTTCGGGCACCCATTTGGCCCGTTGCAGCATGCCCTGTTCGTTGATGGCCGGGATGTCGGCCTTGAGCAGGGAATTGGAATAGGTGTGGTTGAAGATCAGGTAGGGCTTGCGCGCGGCCTCGCGCATGAATTCAAAGGAGCCGGTCAGCCCGAGGCCGAGCAGCAGCACCACCAGCGACAGGGCGAACGCAGGCTTGCGCGGCAGCTTCAGCACCAGCAGCAGGCCGCCCGCAAGAACCACGGGCGTGAGTGCCATGAACCAGTGCATGAAGTTGCCCACGCGGGCGGACTGGAACATGACCAGCATGGCCTGTTCCGGCGGCAGGGAATGATAATACCACCAGCCAGAGACCAACATGCCGCCCAGCCCGAGCATGGTCCAGAGCGAACAGTTGCGCATCTGGCGCGTGCGCGCCTCGCCCATGTTCATGAGCGATGCGGTCACGAAGCCGAACAGTCCGGCGGCCATGACGCAGATGAAGGTGCGGAATACCAGCTGCGGCCAGAACGTGGGGTTGAAGAATCCGTCCCAGAACCGCGCGGTTTCCAGCCACTGGCCGGGCGTGAGCATGAAGGCCAGAATGCCGTTGATCATGAACAGGGAAAGCCAGCCGAAGATGAAATAGAGCCAGCCCACGGTTACGTGCTGCCGGGCCGTGAGCCTGTCCCACCCGTAGAAGTAGACCAGCAGGGCCACGATTTCGCCGAGGAAGAAGGTCCACTCCGTGGCCCACGCGAACAGGAAGGTGTGGATCAGGGTGATGGTGGCCTGCGGCGAGGTCAGGGCGATGGTGAACCAGATGCCCACGCCGGTCACCGCGCCGAAGACCATGGTCAGCAGCAGGAAGAATTTGGAATGCGCCCGGGCATGGGCCAGCAGTTCCGGTGACCCGGAGCGCCGGGCCGAGATTTCCGTGAGGGTCAGGTACAGGCCGCCGCCCACCGCGAACTGGGCCACGTATACATGCAGGGTGGAAATGAGCGCCACCCAGAAACCGCCGCCGGTCAGAGCCAGTTGCCATACGGGATATTCCATGGTCTAGGCCCTCCCTTCGGCCTTGCGGAAGGTGGCGATCATCCAGACGCATATGGCCAGTACCACCACCAGCGAAATGAGGAACATGATCAGTGGGGAATAGTCCGGAACTATCGGGATGTCCTGCACCGTGAAATGGGGCGCCAGAAAGAACATGCGCACGAAATGGCGCGAAACGGCCATGACCAGCACGGTGAGCACGGTGATGATCGCGGCCGGGAGGACCATTTTTTTGGCCCCGGCCCAGATCACGGCTCCGGCCAGGGCGATTCCGGTCATCAGCGTGGCCGTGGCCAGCCCGTGGCCGCCCATGAACTGGAGCATGATGTTCTGCGGCAGGGATATGAGAAACCACAGCCCGAACCCGAGGTTGACCATTGTGGCCCGGGTCAGCCAGCGCATGCCGGTTTCCGAAAGCTGCTCCTTGTTCCGTTTGCGGCCCACAAGGGCGAGGAACAGGCCGCCAACGGCCAGTGCGCCGGTCATGAAGTGCAGAAAGCGCGGATACAGGGTCGGATCGGAAAGATTCAGTCCCATGCCGTTTTCGGACGAAAAATACTGGAGCCATGCCTCGGGCCGCAGCATGATGGTCATGTTGTTGGAGAACATGAACCCCGTGTACAGCAGCATGAGCAGGGCCGCCATGAGCGGGAGCGGTGTGGCTGTCGGCGGGGACGGGTATTTGAAGTCGTAGATGTACAGCCCGTAGTAGGCCATGAGCACCGTGGCGATGACCGCCAGCCACCAGCCGCCCATGATCACGGATCCGGGATAGTCGAAATGGCCGTAATTGACCTGCAGGAAGAGCAGGGGGGCCACCCCGAAGTTGATGGTCAGGGCCAACTGCGACGGCAAGAGCCGCGAAAGGTCGCGCGCAATCGGTTCTCCCTTGCCGCGTGCGTTCAGAAGCGCGATGACCCCGCCGCCGAACACCGTATTCATGAACAGGATGTGCACGGCGAAGGTCAGCACCAGCAGGATGTCGATCCAGGCCCAGTGGACCGGAATGACGGCCGGTGCGGGAATGAGTGATGCCGGATTCATGGTTGTCTCCTTGTGGGTGTACGGCGCAAGCATACAGGCATTTGTGGTTCGTTTTCAACTGTTCATGTTTTTGATTGCGAAAAAGCACCGCTTGCCTTCCGGCCGGTTTTGCGTACAAGGGGAGGCAGCACGCATTTTCAAGGAGGTCTGGCCGTGAGCCTTGTGCTGTTTTTCGATGTTGGCAATACCAATACCAAGATTTGTCTGGCCGATGAACGCGGGCTGGGGGAAAGCTATACCCTGCCGACGCGCCCGGCCAACACAGCGGACGACTGGGGCCTGAAGCTGGAGCATATTCTGGCCCGGGAAACCATGGAACCCGCCGATGTGGAGGCCTGCGTGATCTCCTCTGTGGTGCCGCCGCTGGACCCGCTGCTGGGCCGCATGGCACGCCGCTACCTTGAATGCGAGGCCGTGTTCGTGCCCGGCGATCTGGAACTGCCCATCGCCAACCACTACGCCCAGCCCGAGCAGGTGGGCGCGGATATTCTGGTCACGGCCTATGCGGCCCGCGAAATGTACGACCACGAAAATATCATCGTGGTGG
This window encodes:
- a CDS encoding cytochrome ubiquinol oxidase subunit I; the protein is MEYPVWQLALTGGGFWVALISTLHVYVAQFAVGGGLYLTLTEISARRSGSPELLAHARAHSKFFLLLTMVFGAVTGVGIWFTIALTSPQATITLIHTFLFAWATEWTFFLGEIVALLVYFYGWDRLTARQHVTVGWLYFIFGWLSLFMINGILAFMLTPGQWLETARFWDGFFNPTFWPQLVFRTFICVMAAGLFGFVTASLMNMGEARTRQMRNCSLWTMLGLGGMLVSGWWYYHSLPPEQAMLVMFQSARVGNFMHWFMALTPVVLAGGLLLVLKLPRKPAFALSLVVLLLGLGLTGSFEFMREAARKPYLIFNHTYSNSLLKADIPAINEQGMLQRAKWVPEELRTEIDEMDDDTVSTTGQWLFQLQCASCHSLNGPLNDILPRTAPYTTQGMDAFLSGMGVMNPYMPPFAGTDSERGALAVYLTRTLHGTKTAPPPEPQPRELEMPGFDPDEDSYVLLAWARQGLRFVSDTGAWTLQPPGSTLRAQLFLRDSLPEAAGENLQVRFAVDGDYPAEGLNGVMTRVAPGTYEAKNIPAMPYRTDKSYDQYPTFTITAIDTESNETVAQTKAVLPASTRMGCMNCHGAQWKDAVNGAGIADSVAANVLAVHDRRSGTDLQARAASGTVVDCRSCHTAKQGRGNPETLNLSASMHGFHAPYLSNTGSQACANCHPDDMQRDPHKDMDITCVNCHGNMENHSIALLKAEQAEGKNVGERMARITPRDTALEDINPRRPWEQEPDCLTCHADFAAPDSDTAFNRWTPDAAALYGERSGDMEAVMCAACHGSPHATYPALENPVNPQLDNIQPIQYTGEPQTIGASQTCAVCHTESMEDAAHHPGMGLE
- a CDS encoding type III pantothenate kinase, with translation MSLVLFFDVGNTNTKICLADERGLGESYTLPTRPANTADDWGLKLEHILARETMEPADVEACVISSVVPPLDPLLGRMARRYLECEAVFVPGDLELPIANHYAQPEQVGADILVTAYAAREMYDHENIIVVDFGTATTLASIVGDAFMGGLICPGVLSSASALAGGTAKLPPVNLKLPYEEFRWGRSTSECLNQGLVYGFAEMVDGLCRRLAEQMDSPPQVVATGGLARDIADHCPAIAEVRPDLLMEGLWYAWFR